ATATGCAGAATTTAAAAGGCAAGATCCTTCATATGCCGGCAAGAGAAGAAATCGGATTGTCTGTGCACGAGCAATTAATAGTTGAGCTTTATTCAAGATAAAATATAAAGACAGTAGGGGGATTTTATGGATTTAAGAAAAAAAGGCTTTCAACTGCCTGAGAAGATTAATTTTGACCCGGAGACGCTTACAGGCACATATGGAAGGCTTTACGCCGAGGCGTTTGAAAGAGGATTTGGAACCACCATCGGTAATGCTTTGAGAAGGGTTTTGCTGTCTTCCATAGAGGGCGCCGCTGTTACCTCCGTTAAAATCGGCAATGTGCTTCATGAATTTTCCACCGTACGCGGAGTCAAGGAAGACATTGTTGATATAGTGCTGAATGTAAAACAGCTCAGGTTTAAAATGTATACCGACGTCCCTCAGGTTGTCTCAATAAAGGTAAAAGGGCCGATGGACGTAAAAGGCAAGGATATAATTACCGGACCGCATCTTGAGGTGCTTACGCCTCAATTGCACATAGCTACTCTTGATAAGGATGTAGACTTCAGAATGGAACTGACAGTGAAAAGGGGAAAAGGCTTCTGCTCCTCTGAAAAGAATAAAGAGGAAGATCAGTCTGCGGATGTTATTGTAGTGGACTCAATTTTTACTCCGATAAGAAAGGTTAACTTCTGGGTTGAGGGGGCGAGGGTCGGCCGTGCGACAGACTATGACAGGCTTATTATGGAGATATGGACTGACGGCAGTATTACCCCGCAAAGGGCGATTACCCAAGCATCAAACATACTCAGCGATTACATTTCACTATTTTCAATAGAAGAAGAATCAGAGGAAATGCTTGCTGAATCAGATGCCATGGGCGCAGGCTCGGATGCTCCGCCTGTTTTCAATGAAAACCTCCTGAGGAGCGTTGATGAGCTTGAGCTTTCGGTGCGTTCTGCCAACTGTCTGAAAAATGTAAATATCCACACGATTGCCGACCTTGTACAGAAGTCGGAGCAGGAGATGCTCAGGACCAAAAATTTCGGAAGGAAATCCTTGAACGAGATAAAGGAAGTAATTGTGGCGATGGGGCTTAATTTTAATATGCGGGTAGACACGGATGCTATGCAGAAGGCATTGCAGAAGCGGCAGGGAGGAGGATAATATTGCGTCATAAAGTATCGGGCAGGGGATTCGGCAGGAATGCAAACCAGCGGAAGGCGCTTTTAAGAGGGCTTGTCACTTCCCTGCTGGAGCACCTTAAAATAGAAACTACAACGGCAAAGGCTAAAGAAGCTAAAAGGTTTGCCGAGAAAATAATTACGCTCGGTAAAAAGGGCGACCTGCATTCAAGAAGGCTTGCGCTTTCCAGAATTCCCAACATAACTATAATCACAAAACTTTTCAATGAAATTGGCCCTAAACTTTCCGGCCGGCAGAGCGGCTACCTCAGAGTTATAAAAAGCAGGGTCAGGCCTGGTGATAATTCAGACATGGCGGTGCTTGAGTTTGTGGATTACGATTCCATGGTTGAGAAAAAAGAGAAAAAGGGCAAAAAAGAAGACAAGGCTAAAAAGGAAGAAAATAAAAGCCCGGAAGTAAAAGCAAGAACTCCGAAAAAGGAAAATAAAAAGGCAGAGAAGGGATAAAGATTCCTTCCCTGCCAAATAAAGTTCTCCTCAATAAGTAAAACCCTTTGAATCCTTGCATCAATCATCTATAAAAAATTCTTATAGCTCCTATAAGATTTATTAAATTTCTTGACTGTAATTGTAAATTTGTGTAAATATTAAAGCGTATATTTACTTTTCTGATAAAGCCAAATCCTGAGCAATCAGGAGGCGGAAAGCACCAGATACCGGATTGAGGTAAGTTGAAAAACAAGACAAGGTATTTTATACCGGGATTTCCAGTAAAATTTTTGTGTAATCAACATGAGGAACCACCCGTTTTTTATCGGTCTCAGTTTTTTCAAGCGTAACTAACCCTATATCAGAAAGCAGCTTTAAGTCCTGATTGACATTTTTCAGGTCTCTCCCCAAAATCTTTGCAAGTTCATAAACTGAAGAAGGTTTTAGCTCCCTTATCATCTTGAGAATTTGAAGCCGTTTATTTGTGAGAACCGCCCTCATGGTGTCTATGGAATCAAAATATATCCCTTCTTCTTTCTTGACCTTTTTGCCTGACTCCAGCTTTTTCCATGTTTCTGCAAAATCTTTCAGGCTTTCCTTTAGTCCTTTTATGCCTATGTCTATTTTTTTTACTTTCATAATTAACCTCTCTTTATTTTTTCAACATCTCCGTAAAAGTCTTTTATCAACGTTTCTATATCCTCAAAATAATAAGAAG
The nucleotide sequence above comes from Nitrospirota bacterium. Encoded proteins:
- a CDS encoding DNA-directed RNA polymerase subunit alpha, encoding MDLRKKGFQLPEKINFDPETLTGTYGRLYAEAFERGFGTTIGNALRRVLLSSIEGAAVTSVKIGNVLHEFSTVRGVKEDIVDIVLNVKQLRFKMYTDVPQVVSIKVKGPMDVKGKDIITGPHLEVLTPQLHIATLDKDVDFRMELTVKRGKGFCSSEKNKEEDQSADVIVVDSIFTPIRKVNFWVEGARVGRATDYDRLIMEIWTDGSITPQRAITQASNILSDYISLFSIEEESEEMLAESDAMGAGSDAPPVFNENLLRSVDELELSVRSANCLKNVNIHTIADLVQKSEQEMLRTKNFGRKSLNEIKEVIVAMGLNFNMRVDTDAMQKALQKRQGGG
- the rplQ gene encoding 50S ribosomal protein L17, whose protein sequence is MRHKVSGRGFGRNANQRKALLRGLVTSLLEHLKIETTTAKAKEAKRFAEKIITLGKKGDLHSRRLALSRIPNITIITKLFNEIGPKLSGRQSGYLRVIKSRVRPGDNSDMAVLEFVDYDSMVEKKEKKGKKEDKAKKEENKSPEVKARTPKKENKKAEKG
- a CDS encoding ArsR family transcriptional regulator codes for the protein MKVKKIDIGIKGLKESLKDFAETWKKLESGKKVKKEEGIYFDSIDTMRAVLTNKRLQILKMIRELKPSSVYELAKILGRDLKNVNQDLKLLSDIGLVTLEKTETDKKRVVPHVDYTKILLEIPV